TCTTTCAAATTCTGATGATGCCACAATGAGTTTCCCTGGAACAAGTAGCGGTACTTCATGGCCAGCAAATACAGTTTATGATGCGAGTGGAAGTAACTATCGTAGAATAAAAATGGCATCTACGTTAGTGGAGACCCTACAAAACCTTGAAGACCCAAGAATAGCCGTATGGGCCAATAAAGTGCAAGTACCTTTGGTAGTAGACGAAACATTACCAGCAGGAACAGACGAAATAGTAGATGGAAAAAGGTTATTATCGCCAGATAAAGTTGGCAATGCGGTTTTAGATTTAGACCAAGAATATGTTGGATTGCCACCAAGTTTCTCGGCATTACCATCGGCTTATAATCTTAATCCAACTCCCGGTCAAACATCATTTAACCCACATGTATCTTTCTTGAATGACATATACAAGCAGGCATCTGGTTCATTGCTAAAAGCTAGATTAATATCAGCTGCAGAGGTAAACTTTATATTGGCAGAGGCTTCATTAAAAGGATGGGCTACTGGAGACGCCAAGACAATGTATGAAGCTGGTGTAAAAGCCTCAATGAACACTTGGGGAGTAGGAAGTTCTTCTGATACTTACCTCGCTAATGAGGGTGTAGCCTATAATGGTTCTTTAGAGCAAATTATGGAACAAAAATGGATAGCGAGTTGGACAGCTGCCACTGAGTCATGGTTTGACTTTAGAAGAACTGGGCTACCTGCACTTCAAGCAGGCCCAGCAGCTAAAAGACAAGCTCTTCCGTTACGTTTTTATTATATGCAAGATGAGTTAAATATCAATAGTGCAAACGCCAATGCGGCTTTAGATAAATTAGAAGTAACAAATTTCTCTCAAGCAGACGGAAAAAATAGTGCTTGGTCAAAACCTTGGCTTAATCAAGGTACAGGCAAACCTTGGTAAAACATGTGTTGCTTTTAAATCTGAAAATTTAGATTGATTATAAAATTGGTAGTGGATATCATTGAAGCTACCAATTTTTCAAATCAAAACCGTACTAAGTCAGAATACATTCCACCTTATCATTTCTTTTCTATGTTAATTTATCTCCACAAGAAAGCCGTTTTTTACATCTTTTTGTTCGGTCTTATCTTTTTGTCTTTCGGAGTATTTGCTCAATCACTTCAAGTAGGAGCTGCTAAGAGAATCATCACACCAAACCCATTATTGCCAGTATCTGGCGGAATAGGAAAACCCAATCCTGCTACAGAAAAAAGAGGAGACCTTTATGCAAGAGCCCTAGTGCTAGAAAACGGTAAAAACCGTATAGCCATTGTTAGTGTAGATAACCTAGGATGGGCTTCAGTATTAGGTGATAAATCTCGTGCTTTAATTAAAGGCATCTTACCAGAAAATATAATCATAGCCGCAACTCATACACACAGTGCACCAGATGCTTACGGTTTTCCAGACGAAACAGGCAAATCTTATGCTGATTTAGAATATCTGGACTGGTGTGTTACACAAATAGCGGATGCTGTAAATGAGGCCGTCAAGAATCTTGAACCCGCTTCTTTAAAAATTGCTGTAGGTGAAGCCAAAGGCAAAATTGCTTATAATTACTATGCTCCTGAACTTTATGATCCACGTTGTGGGGTGATTCAGGCTATTGCAACTACTGGTAAAAATAAAGGTCAAAAAATAGCCACTTTAGTAAATTACGCCATCCATCCTGAGGTATTAGGCTCAGGTAGAGGAATTCTTAGCCCAGACTTATGCGGCCCACTTTATGACCGAATTGAGAGCAAAGGTGGTGGAATGGCAATATTCTTAAATGGAGCACAAGGAGGAATGGTCACTGCAGATACTCGTTTAGAAAACGAAAAAGAAGCCAATACTTGGGAAGAGTGCATAAGAATTGGTGAACTGTTAGCCGATGAGTCCCTCAGAATCGTTGAAGACGCAGCTCTCCTTGAAAATCCATCTCTATTTTGTGTTTCTAAACAATTAGAAATACCGATAGAGTCTGAAGTAATGCAGTTTATCCTGAAGAATTCACCATTGAATTACACATTTGCCAAGGAAGGCCATGTTGAAACTCAAGTGAATTTAATCAACATCGGTCCAGCTCAAATTCTAACCATACCTGGCGAAGCTTTACCTAATATTGGTTTTTATTTGAAACGTAAAATGCCTACCAAACTTCCATTTTTATTCGGTTTGGCAAATGATGCATTTGGCTATATTCTAACAAAAGAAGATTTTAATAGTTTTAAAAGATATCAGTATGTCAGCAAAACCAGTTTGGGCGAAATGACTGGTGATATATACATCAATCAAGCCCTAGAATTAATAAAAGATAGTCCGAAACCTTCATCGAAATAATCTCTTAAAATCCTTATAAATGAAAAAGAGTGTTCTAAAACTTGTACTTAGTTTATTGCTAATAACAACTATCAGCAATACTATTTATGCCCAAATAATCACACCTGAAACAGCATTAAAAAGTTATATCAACAATGGTGACAAAACCTATGACTGGGAGTTAAAAGACTCTACTGTTTTAGGAAATGTGACAGCCTACCATCTACTTCTAACCTCACAGAAATGGCGAGAATATACATGGCGACATCAGCTAACTATATTTATTCCTAAAAATAGACTTTACGACGGAGCCTTACTCTTTATTACTGGTGGCTCAAACAAAGAAGAACAACCGAACTGGACAAATTCAGATGGTCTCTGGATGCCTTTGGCACAAACTGCTTTAAAGAGCAAAGCGGTAGTAGCTCTTATTAGGCAAGTACCAAACCAACCAATTTATGGGAACTTGAAAGAAGATGCTCTAATTTCATACACCTTTCACCAGTTTAAAAAAGATAAAGATTACTCATGGCCACTACTATTTCCTATGGTAAAATCGGCTATTCGAAGTATGGATGCAATCCAGGAATTTTCGAAACAAAAAGTAAATTTTGATGTCAATAATTTTGTCATCGCAGGAGCTTCAAAAAGAGGCTGGACCACTTGGTTAACTTCCGCAATTGACGACAAACGCGTGAAAGCCATTGCTCCAATGGTGATAGATATGCTCAACATGCCAGCTACTTTAAATTATCAATACACCACTTATGGCGAATACAGTGCTGAAATAGAAGATTACGTGAAATTAGGAATTCCACAGGGAACCGAAACGGAAGATGGCAAGGCTCTTTCCACTATGATAGACCCTTTTTCTTACCGTAAAGACATGACAGTACCAAAAATGATTTTCATTGGAACCAATGACCCTTATTGGACTGCGGATGCCATTAAACATTATTTTGGTGAAATTCCAGGCAAAAATATGATTCACTATGTGCCAAATGCCGGCCATGATCTTGGTGGTGGTAAACAAGCCTTTGAAGCTTTAAGAGCTTTTTTTTCAAGCACAATTATGGACAAAACCTATCCTGTGAGCACATGGACCACAAACAATACTAGTGGCGGTGTTGAACTCTTGGTAAATCCCGCTCAAGATGACCTACTTGGAGCAACATTGTGGCAAACCACATCAAGTGATCAAGACTTTAGAAATAATTTATGGATGAGTAAAAAAATCAAACTCAATGATTTACCAAATATCAAATTAACTCAAGAATATCCGAAAAAAGGGTTTCAGGCATTTTATGTTGATATGAAATATAAAAGTCCTACTGGTGGTACATATACAGTAAGCACACGGGTTTTTGTGACCGACGGTGCTAAAGTATTATAAAAATCGGGGGATCCTGTGGATGTTTTTGAATAAAAATAAACAAGAAATGACATCGTCACGTCCGGCATATTTAATAGATAGACTCCTTAAAAACAATATTTCCAAAGAAGAATTGGAGGAGTTGCTGGCCAATATCGGTGATACAGAAATGTCGGAAGATTATGCCGTAATACTTAAAGAGTATTTCGATCAACTTCTGGCCGAGAATATTACTAAAAAATTCATTAATAATGACCTTCCAGAGTAAGGCCAGTATTCATGTAACCAATTATTAGTTGAAACCTGAAAGCCTCCGATTAAAGCAAAATTAACATACCTAAAAGTGACCCAGAAACCCGTAAAGATGTAAAACTCGCATCCTTTACGGGTCTTTCTTTATAGAGGGAATACCGAAATAGCAGTTAAAATACTTTAGCTACTCTTTTGAATAACATTTGTCTTGGGTAAGCAAAACCACCGTAATGTCCCTTTTCGAGGGCTTTATCACGGAATATTACGTCCCTCTGGTGCTATGCGAAATGATATTTCTTAAATTGAATCAGGTTTTAAGTCAACTGAGTTTAATCTACTCTGATTTTACAGCTCTTTCCTCCACTCCAAATCTTTTCTGAGAATGATCCATTTCGCCGTGCGTATTTATAGCAACAACAGCAAACAGAGCAATCAAAATAACTACCCCAACAAATCCCCAAAGCCAACTTTTTACATTAATAATACTGTGCGAAGTGGAATGGCTATTATCAAAAGAGACCTCGGCTCTATTGATGAGTAAAACAATGACAATAAAATTGACCAAATAGAGGTATTGTTCAATACGATAAGTACTCAAAAATGCTCCAGTGATAAGCCAAGAAAAAATAATATAAATGGCAAAAATACCGACAAAGAAAACCTTGATCTCTAAGTATGGAAACTTACCAGTATTTAAAGCTTTGATTCTTCTATAAGATAGCACCGAAAAGGCTAAAATCAAGACTAAAGAAAACCACAGAGTAATATTGACTCCTAAACTCAAATTTGAAAAATTGACTTTTTCAAGCATAGAACTGATACGGTCAGAGGTAAAAGATTGTTGCCAAACTATAAATGGAATAAGCAACGATACACCTAGCAAGGATAGCAATTCCGTATTTCCAGACTCCTCTTCTTCATTTGCTTCCCATGTAGCTGTAAAAGCTCCATAAGCCATTCCCAGGCCACCAAAAAAGCCTAATGAGTACTCCATTACATTCCAGAAATTAAAATCTATTTCTGATACTCGACCTAGCACATGAAGAAAATTACCAAAAGCAAAGCCAAAACCACCACCTAAACCTGCAAAAACCGCAACACGCAGTGGTGCATATTGTTTATTTCTAATTAGATGTGCAGTAAGTGCTACGCCTAATCCGAAACAAATGGCCCAATGTTCAGCTCTTGGTGGCGTCATATTCCAGCCCAGTTGTTCTATCATGAAAAAGTAAAAAACAAGACCACTAACTACCATTTCTACAATTAACCTGGACCAATTCACTTTTGTTTTTTTAGAATTTAAAAGTGCAAAACCGAAAAAACCACCACCTATAAAACCGTAAAGTCCACCTATAACGAAGAGCATTAATAGACCATAATAGACATTAATAAAATCGGTAGCACGTCCATAACCCACCACCATTCCATAACTCATCATGCCTCCTAAACCCCACCCTATTCCACCAGCAAGTGCAACAGAGAAAGCTTTTGAAAGCCAATCCTTTCGTTTGGCAACTAACAAAATACTTAAAGAACCAATAGCTCCTGCCCAAGCCGCACCTTGCTCATGACCAAACTGACCACGAATAGCCCAAGCTGTTCCTAAAGACATGCCAACCAAAAGCATACTAAACCACAATTTCTTACCTTTCATCTGATTTTCAATGTTTACTAGTTTCTTATTCCTAATACTATTTGATGTCGACTTTAGGCTATTACCAAATTAAAAAAGCAGTTTCAAATAGCCCATTGATACTAGTTTAGAGTATTCTTTTATATTGCTATATACAATCATCATGAAAAATACACTTCGTTCACTTTCTTTACTCTTAATTAGTTTTGCCGTTTTCAGTTGTAGTTCCAATAAAAAAATTGGAGAAACCATATTGAATCAAGGTTGGACTATAGCACCCACTGCTGAAATATCAGCTAATGGCGAAACGCTATCTTCTAATGCCATTGATGCTGAAAAGTGGACTAAAACTACCGTGCCTAATACCGTAATGGGAGCTTTGGTGGATGCTGGAAAATACCCAGACATTTTCATGGGTGATAATTTGGCGAAAGTGCCATCAAAACAATTTGAATCATCATGGTGGTTTAGAAACTCGTTCAACCTGGAGGATTTTGACAATAAAACGGAGCATTTAAGGCTGCTGATTGACGGGATAAACTATAGAGCCAACTTCTGGTTAAACGGTAAAGAAATAGCCCATAAAGACTCTCTATTTGGGGCATTTAGACAATTTGAATTAGATATTTCTGGACAAGCTAAATCAGGAGAGAACATACTTTTAGTAGAAATATTCCCACCACAAGTTCGCGATTTCTATATGGGTTTTGTGGACTGGGCTCCTACTCCACCCGACCACTACATGGGTATTTTTAGAGAAATAAGACTAAAACGCTCAGGAAAAGTATCCATTGATGCCAGCTTTGTGGCACCAGATGTAAACACCTCCGATTTAAGTAAAGCCTCTGTAACTATAAGTACAGAAGTGAGTAACCACAGCGATGAAATTAAAAATGTAGCACTGAGTGGTACAATTGAAAACATCTCGTTCAAAAAAGTATTAACGCTTCAGCCGCATGAAAAAACTGAAATAAAGTTTAGCCCAGAAGAATTTGAACAACTAAACATAAGCAATCCACGACTTTGGTGGCCAAACGGACTTGGAGAGGCAAATATGTATGCTTTAGAAATGCAATTGGTAGATAATGGCGTAACGCAAGATGTACAAAATACAAAATTTGGCATTAGAAAAATAGAAACATACCTCAACGCCAAAAATGTTCGTGGATATAAAGTAAATGGTAGAGAAGTATTGATAAAAAGCGGCGGTTGGGTAGATGATTTATTCCTAAGATACATGCCTGAAAAAGATGCTGCACAAATTAGGTATGTGAAAGAAATGAATCTAAACTCACTTCGGTTTGAAGGAGTTTGGGGTAATAATCAGCACATCTATGACCTATGTGACGAAAATGGCATACTGCTAATGGTGGGTTGGAGCTGTCAGTGGGAATGGCCTGATTACCTTGGCGAAGTATTAGAGAAAAGCGAAGGCGACGAAAACTTACCTATAAATGAAGATGTGGCCAAATATGG
This sequence is a window from Arcticibacterium luteifluviistationis. Protein-coding genes within it:
- a CDS encoding SusD/RagB family nutrient-binding outer membrane lipoprotein, giving the protein MKNKNLIVLFILVGSFFSCEDLTEVNINPNGVQPELVNPNLIMPTILTETAKLYLNYGYQDIAGVVQHTQKDAWSSGHNDYDWSSQSWSSNYDILRNNALFYDRAVALDLEFHQGVALVMKAFNFGLITDLWSDAPYTNALKGEVGGTENILPAFDSQEVIYTGILADLETANTLLSKSKSEYSSIVSDVDVFYNGDPAKWRKMANSLALRYYMRISEKKPDVAKAGIEKIVGNAAQYPIILSNSDDATMSFPGTSSGTSWPANTVYDASGSNYRRIKMASTLVETLQNLEDPRIAVWANKVQVPLVVDETLPAGTDEIVDGKRLLSPDKVGNAVLDLDQEYVGLPPSFSALPSAYNLNPTPGQTSFNPHVSFLNDIYKQASGSLLKARLISAAEVNFILAEASLKGWATGDAKTMYEAGVKASMNTWGVGSSSDTYLANEGVAYNGSLEQIMEQKWIASWTAATESWFDFRRTGLPALQAGPAAKRQALPLRFYYMQDELNINSANANAALDKLEVTNFSQADGKNSAWSKPWLNQGTGKPW
- a CDS encoding PhoPQ-activated pathogenicity-related family protein, with amino-acid sequence MKKSVLKLVLSLLLITTISNTIYAQIITPETALKSYINNGDKTYDWELKDSTVLGNVTAYHLLLTSQKWREYTWRHQLTIFIPKNRLYDGALLFITGGSNKEEQPNWTNSDGLWMPLAQTALKSKAVVALIRQVPNQPIYGNLKEDALISYTFHQFKKDKDYSWPLLFPMVKSAIRSMDAIQEFSKQKVNFDVNNFVIAGASKRGWTTWLTSAIDDKRVKAIAPMVIDMLNMPATLNYQYTTYGEYSAEIEDYVKLGIPQGTETEDGKALSTMIDPFSYRKDMTVPKMIFIGTNDPYWTADAIKHYFGEIPGKNMIHYVPNAGHDLGGGKQAFEALRAFFSSTIMDKTYPVSTWTTNNTSGGVELLVNPAQDDLLGATLWQTTSSDQDFRNNLWMSKKIKLNDLPNIKLTQEYPKKGFQAFYVDMKYKSPTGGTYTVSTRVFVTDGAKVL
- a CDS encoding photosystem II biosynthesis protein is translated as MKGKKLWFSMLLVGMSLGTAWAIRGQFGHEQGAAWAGAIGSLSILLVAKRKDWLSKAFSVALAGGIGWGLGGMMSYGMVVGYGRATDFINVYYGLLMLFVIGGLYGFIGGGFFGFALLNSKKTKVNWSRLIVEMVVSGLVFYFFMIEQLGWNMTPPRAEHWAICFGLGVALTAHLIRNKQYAPLRVAVFAGLGGGFGFAFGNFLHVLGRVSEIDFNFWNVMEYSLGFFGGLGMAYGAFTATWEANEEEESGNTELLSLLGVSLLIPFIVWQQSFTSDRISSMLEKVNFSNLSLGVNITLWFSLVLILAFSVLSYRRIKALNTGKFPYLEIKVFFVGIFAIYIIFSWLITGAFLSTYRIEQYLYLVNFIVIVLLINRAEVSFDNSHSTSHSIINVKSWLWGFVGVVILIALFAVVAINTHGEMDHSQKRFGVEERAVKSE